One genomic segment of Hevea brasiliensis isolate MT/VB/25A 57/8 chromosome 3, ASM3005281v1, whole genome shotgun sequence includes these proteins:
- the LOC110647926 gene encoding thaumatin-like protein 1b, which produces MHPILHKCSILFHSKQSTMNKTSVLLGLTFTFLFCGAHPAKITFTNNCPYTVWPGTLTGGNRPQLSSTGFQLATKETQSLDAPAPFTGRFWGRTLCSTDSSGRFTCATGDCGSGQVSCNGAGGNPPVSLVEFTLAENNGQDFYDISLVDGFNVPVSVSPQGGSGNNCTTASCPGNVNSVCPTQLAVKGSDGSIIACKSACEEFNQPEYCCTGNFNTPETCKPTNYSMIFKNQCPQAYSYAYDDSSSTFSCSGGANYAITFCP; this is translated from the exons ATGCACCCCATTCTCCATAAGTGCTCAATCCTATTCCATTCAAAGCAATCAACCATGAACAAGACTTCTGTGCTCCTCGGCCTTACTTTCACCTTTCTTTTTTGTG GAGCTCACCCGGCGAAGATAACTTTCACAAACAATTGTCCATATACAGTATGGCCAGGAACCTTAACGGGCGGCAACAGGCCTCAACTCTCAAGCACCGGTTTTCAGTTAGCAACCAAAGAAACTCAATCCCTCGATGCTCCAGCCCCTTTCACTGGAAGGTTTTGGGGCCGAACACTGTGTTCCACCGACTCCTCTGGCAGGTTCACTTGTGCAACTGGTGATTGTGGATCAGGACAAGTATCATGCAACGGCGCTGGTGGAAATCCACCAGTTAGCCTCGTAGAATTCACTTTAGCAGAAAACAATGGACAAGATTTTTACGACATTAGCCTCGTTGATGGGTTTAACGTGCCAGTATCAGTGTCTCCACAAGGCGGGTCTGGTAATAACTGCACTACTGCGAGCTGTCCAGGAAATGTAAACTCAGTCTGCCCTACACAATTAGCAGTTAAAGGGTCTGATGGAAGCATAATTGCTTGCAAGAGTGCATGCGAGGAATTCAACCAGCCAGAATATTGCTGCACAGGGAACTTCAATACCCCAGAAACTTGCAAACCCACAAATTATTCAATGATCTTCAAGAACCAGTGCCCTCAGGCTTATAGCTACGCTTATGATGATTCAAGTAGCACCTTTTCTTGCAGCGGTGGAGCTAACTACGCTATCACTTTCTGTCCATGA